A part of Pectinatus sottacetonis genomic DNA contains:
- a CDS encoding amino acid ABC transporter ATP-binding protein — protein MIQLRGVNKYFGDNHVLKDINLHVKPGEKVVVIGPSGSGKSTMIRCINQLEKPDTGEVIVDGVDLMAAKAQLKKIRQEAAMVFQQFNLYPHKTVLENLTIAPILVQGKKKDEASQTGLEFLDRVGLKNKADAYPSQLSGGQQQRVAIARALNMHPKIMLFDEPTSALDPEMIKEVLDVMVDLAHSGITMVCVTHEMGFAREVADHVIFMADGQILETATPKAFFDSPQNERAQQFLSKIL, from the coding sequence ATGATTCAATTACGCGGTGTCAATAAATATTTTGGGGATAATCATGTACTCAAAGATATAAATTTGCATGTCAAACCAGGGGAAAAAGTTGTTGTCATAGGACCCAGTGGATCAGGAAAAAGTACCATGATACGCTGTATTAACCAGCTTGAAAAACCTGATACTGGCGAAGTTATTGTTGATGGTGTTGACTTAATGGCAGCAAAAGCACAACTTAAGAAAATACGTCAGGAAGCAGCTATGGTTTTTCAACAATTTAATTTATATCCTCATAAAACTGTTTTGGAAAATTTAACTATAGCACCGATACTGGTGCAGGGAAAAAAGAAAGACGAGGCCAGTCAGACTGGACTGGAATTTTTGGATAGAGTAGGTTTAAAAAATAAAGCTGATGCTTATCCTTCACAGCTTTCAGGAGGTCAGCAGCAGCGTGTTGCCATAGCTAGAGCACTTAATATGCATCCTAAGATAATGTTGTTTGATGAACCAACTTCAGCCCTTGATCCAGAAATGATAAAAGAAGTTCTTGATGTAATGGTAGATCTTGCCCATAGTGGAATTACAATGGTTTGTGTTACACATGAAATGGGATTTGCCCGTGAGGTCGCTGATCATGTAATATTTATGGCTGATGGACAGATTTTGGAAACAGCTACACCAAAAGCTTTTTTTGATAGTCCACAAAATGAACGCGCTCAGCAATTTTTAAGTAAAATTTTATGA
- a CDS encoding transporter substrate-binding domain-containing protein — protein MFLSRKKLMTLALTAVTVFSLLAAGCGSNNDTGKAASNDIMKTIKDRGYLKVGCKVDVPLFGYKNPDTGKIEGFEIDLARAVAKKIFNDPSKVKFTPVVAKTRGPLLDSGELDTVIATYTINEQRKKQYDFSIPYYTDPVGLLVKKSDNIKSIKDLNGKTIAVPQGATTRKAVADAAKKAGIKVKFAEFPTYPECKAALMAGRAAAYAMDTSNLAGYVDDQTMILPDKFAPQQYGAATKKGNEALAKVINETIKEMKESGEMDKLLTKWKLNK, from the coding sequence ATGTTTTTATCAAGAAAAAAATTGATGACATTAGCATTGACGGCAGTGACAGTTTTTTCATTACTGGCAGCCGGATGTGGCAGTAACAACGACACTGGGAAGGCAGCTTCTAATGATATAATGAAGACAATTAAAGATCGGGGATATTTAAAAGTAGGTTGTAAGGTGGATGTGCCTTTATTCGGTTATAAAAATCCTGATACAGGAAAAATTGAAGGGTTTGAAATTGATCTAGCCAGGGCAGTAGCAAAAAAAATATTTAATGATCCATCCAAAGTTAAATTTACGCCAGTAGTGGCTAAAACCCGCGGACCGTTACTTGACAGCGGTGAACTGGATACAGTTATTGCAACATACACAATAAATGAACAGCGTAAAAAACAATATGATTTCAGTATTCCCTATTATACCGACCCAGTAGGTCTTTTAGTGAAAAAATCAGATAATATCAAATCTATCAAAGATCTTAATGGCAAGACAATTGCAGTACCACAGGGAGCAACAACGAGAAAAGCTGTAGCTGATGCTGCTAAAAAAGCGGGTATCAAAGTAAAATTTGCTGAATTTCCTACTTATCCAGAATGTAAGGCTGCATTAATGGCGGGGCGTGCTGCGGCATATGCGATGGATACATCTAACCTGGCGGGATATGTTGATGATCAGACTATGATTCTTCCTGATAAGTTTGCGCCGCAGCAATATGGTGCAGCTACAAAAAAAGGAAATGAAGCTTTAGCAAAAGTTATTAATGAAACCATTAAAGAAATGAAAGAATCCGGCGAAATGGATAAATTATTAACTAAATGGAAGCTTAATAAATAA
- a CDS encoding amino acid ABC transporter permease: protein MDVNNPFALYKWQALFNARDIFIEGLTTTLEVTIGALILSIMLGIIFGIAGVFPNKFVRAINRVYVEFFQNTPLVIQVIFIYNALPHLHIMMPVLLIGIIGVGLYTGAYMAEVVRGGIMAVSKGQLEAAVSQGFNYWQAMWYIVLPQAKKVMLPAMANQAINLVKNTSVLAMIAGGDLMYQADSWSGNNMYYGPAYLVTGLCYWIICFAISKYINRLEKKAGV from the coding sequence ATGGATGTAAATAATCCCTTTGCACTGTACAAATGGCAGGCTTTGTTTAATGCACGTGATATATTTATTGAAGGCTTGACTACTACGCTGGAAGTGACTATAGGAGCGTTGATATTATCAATAATGCTGGGAATAATTTTTGGTATCGCCGGTGTATTTCCCAATAAATTTGTGCGTGCGATAAACAGGGTTTATGTAGAATTTTTTCAAAATACACCTTTGGTAATCCAAGTAATTTTTATCTATAATGCATTGCCACATCTTCATATAATGATGCCTGTACTTCTTATTGGTATTATTGGTGTCGGGCTTTATACTGGAGCATATATGGCCGAAGTAGTCAGAGGCGGTATTATGGCAGTCTCCAAGGGCCAGTTAGAGGCAGCAGTTTCCCAGGGATTCAATTATTGGCAGGCCATGTGGTATATAGTTTTACCTCAGGCTAAAAAAGTAATGCTGCCCGCAATGGCTAATCAGGCAATTAATCTGGTAAAAAATACATCCGTGCTGGCTATGATTGCCGGCGGTGATTTGATGTATCAGGCAGATTCATGGTCGGGAAATAATATGTATTATGGACCAGCTTATCTTGTTACAGGACTTTGCTACTGGATTATTTGTTTTGCGATTAGCAAATATATAAATAGATTAGAAAAGAAAGCCGGGGTGTAA
- a CDS encoding amino acid ABC transporter permease produces the protein MSDLFQINNFLFLMGGFKVTLEIGFFSIIFSVILGTLIGIVRYLQIPVVSQVGALYVDVVRNIPCLLCVLIARFMTPLPPTMSGILAMSVFTGAIMAEIVRGGINSVGKGQFEAALSQGFNKWQIVYHIILPQAYRNIIPAMVSQFTTVIKDSSFVWAVGTEELTGRSMILIGRYSDTSHLFIIMGCVALIYFALNYTLSVMARWEHRRLAAKSY, from the coding sequence ATGTCAGACTTATTTCAAATAAATAATTTTTTATTTCTAATGGGTGGCTTTAAAGTTACACTGGAAATAGGGTTTTTCTCGATAATTTTTAGTGTTATATTGGGAACGCTGATAGGAATAGTCCGTTATCTGCAGATCCCTGTTGTATCACAAGTAGGGGCTTTATATGTTGATGTTGTACGTAATATTCCCTGCCTGCTGTGCGTATTAATAGCGAGATTTATGACACCGCTGCCACCTACAATGTCAGGAATACTGGCAATGTCTGTTTTCACAGGTGCTATTATGGCGGAAATTGTACGCGGTGGGATTAATTCTGTGGGGAAAGGGCAGTTTGAAGCAGCTCTTTCTCAAGGGTTTAATAAGTGGCAGATAGTTTATCATATAATTTTACCGCAGGCCTATCGTAATATTATTCCGGCAATGGTTTCTCAGTTTACGACGGTAATAAAGGATTCTTCTTTTGTTTGGGCAGTAGGAACGGAAGAATTAACAGGCAGAAGCATGATTCTTATAGGTCGTTACAGTGATACAAGCCATTTGTTTATCATTATGGGATGCGTGGCACTGATTTATTTTGCATTGAATTATACGCTGTCGGTAATGGCTAGATGGGAACACAGGCGATTAGCTGCTAAAAGCTATTAA
- the smpB gene encoding SsrA-binding protein SmpB has product MLKKGSKIKIVCENRKARHDFFIEETYEAGLVLVGTEVKSLREGKANLKDSFVLIKNGEAVLENVHISPYEHGNIFNHDPLRPRKLLLHKAEITRLFSKTKEKGLTIVPLKIYFSKGRAKIEIALATGKKNYDKRQIIAEKTAKREIARALKEQQKY; this is encoded by the coding sequence ATGCTAAAAAAAGGCAGTAAAATTAAAATTGTTTGTGAAAATAGAAAAGCACGGCATGATTTTTTTATTGAGGAAACATATGAAGCCGGTCTGGTACTTGTAGGCACCGAAGTAAAATCTCTGCGCGAAGGTAAAGCTAACCTAAAAGACAGTTTTGTACTAATAAAAAATGGTGAAGCTGTCCTAGAAAATGTTCATATAAGTCCATATGAACATGGTAATATATTTAACCACGATCCCCTGCGACCCCGCAAGCTTTTACTGCATAAAGCAGAAATCACCAGACTATTTAGTAAGACAAAGGAAAAGGGTCTTACTATCGTTCCCTTAAAAATTTATTTTTCCAAAGGCCGGGCCAAAATAGAAATAGCTCTTGCCACTGGTAAGAAAAATTATGACAAGCGCCAAATCATAGCCGAAAAAACCGCTAAACGCGAAATAGCACGAGCTTTAAAAGAACAACAAAAATATTAA
- the rnr gene encoding ribonuclease R: MELQQRILYYMKNNASGPVSDETIAEALKLTNEELIELFSALDDLEKQGLIVCNRNDLYGLPSQMNLVAGKLSMNSKGYGFVIPQDNKEAQHGDIFIPAATLNSAMNNDIVIARVSNSDLEKRSREGEIIRVLHRANKQIVGTFEKNTSFGFVTPDDSKITQDIFIHKRNFNKAAIGTKVIVEITRWPKKRQNPEGKIIKVLGKANDPGIDVLSVIHQYELPMDFPIEVQKAAKKIPMSIMSNEYTERTDRRNLPIVTIDGDDAKDLDDGVYAQKVNGHFLLGVYIADVSHYVRENSAIDLEARKRGTSVYLVDRVIPMLPTCLSNGICSLNAGEDRLSMAAEMEINSNGDVISYNIFPTIIHVHKRLTYNTVNKILVNKDQETIQNNRDILELLDNLKQLRKILKERRIKHGSIDFNIPEIKVKLDSKGYPIALLKREGSLGESIIEECMLIANETVAQHMAKKKTPFIYRVHEQPDSEKISTLNNLLATFNLHINKNTKTNTIDPLSIQKVLHSVKGLPEEKIISSVALRTMQQARYSEENLGHFGLAAQFYTHFTSPIRRYPDLIVHRLLSAILPTGKISITRQEQLKKILPGIALSSSIRERIAADAERDTIDMKKIEYMAQFIGNEFDAVISGVTSFGIFVELDNGVEGLVHVSSMANDYYEYIEEQYALVGRHTNTLYQIGGSVTVILMRADIKERILDFVLKDNGVYNDFVHNTPVLSHDKKPVKARIKTNKHPVHTKKNKPFPQNTSLVATKFSHNPAPKEKHHNKKRKVKMHK; encoded by the coding sequence ATGGAACTACAACAACGAATTTTATATTATATGAAAAACAATGCTTCTGGACCAGTAAGTGATGAAACTATAGCTGAGGCGCTAAAATTAACCAATGAAGAGTTAATTGAATTATTTTCAGCATTAGATGATTTAGAAAAACAAGGATTAATTGTCTGCAACCGCAATGATCTATACGGCTTGCCTTCACAAATGAATCTTGTTGCCGGTAAATTAAGCATGAATAGTAAGGGATATGGCTTCGTAATTCCACAGGATAATAAAGAAGCACAGCATGGTGATATTTTCATCCCCGCTGCAACGTTAAACTCTGCCATGAACAATGATATTGTCATAGCACGTGTAAGCAATTCCGATTTAGAAAAACGTTCACGTGAAGGTGAAATAATTCGCGTTCTTCATCGGGCCAACAAACAAATTGTCGGTACTTTTGAAAAAAACACTTCCTTCGGCTTTGTTACTCCCGATGACAGTAAAATAACACAGGATATTTTCATTCATAAGCGTAACTTTAATAAAGCTGCTATTGGTACAAAAGTCATAGTAGAAATAACCCGCTGGCCTAAAAAACGACAAAATCCAGAGGGAAAAATCATAAAGGTATTAGGAAAAGCCAATGATCCTGGTATTGATGTATTATCTGTAATCCATCAATATGAACTACCCATGGATTTTCCTATTGAAGTACAAAAGGCTGCCAAAAAAATTCCTATGTCCATCATGTCCAATGAATATACCGAGCGCACAGACAGACGCAATCTACCAATTGTCACTATTGATGGTGATGATGCCAAGGATTTAGATGATGGTGTTTATGCGCAGAAAGTCAATGGTCATTTTCTTTTAGGCGTTTATATTGCCGACGTAAGTCACTATGTACGCGAAAATTCAGCAATTGATTTAGAAGCACGAAAAAGAGGCACCAGTGTATATCTGGTTGATCGAGTTATACCTATGCTCCCCACCTGTCTTTCTAATGGTATATGCAGTTTAAATGCTGGTGAAGACAGACTGTCCATGGCCGCTGAGATGGAAATAAACTCTAATGGTGATGTAATATCTTACAATATATTTCCCACAATAATTCATGTTCATAAACGATTGACCTACAATACTGTGAATAAAATATTAGTCAATAAAGACCAAGAAACAATACAAAATAATCGTGATATATTAGAACTTCTGGATAATCTAAAGCAACTGCGTAAAATACTGAAAGAACGCCGTATTAAACATGGCTCCATAGATTTTAATATTCCAGAAATCAAAGTAAAACTTGACTCAAAAGGATATCCTATTGCCCTTTTAAAACGTGAAGGATCTTTAGGTGAATCCATAATTGAAGAATGTATGCTTATTGCCAATGAAACTGTTGCCCAACATATGGCAAAGAAAAAAACACCTTTTATTTACCGTGTGCATGAACAACCTGACTCAGAAAAAATAAGCACACTGAATAATTTACTAGCGACCTTTAATCTGCATATAAATAAAAATACTAAAACAAATACCATAGATCCCCTTTCTATACAAAAAGTCCTTCATTCCGTTAAAGGTCTTCCCGAGGAAAAAATAATATCTTCTGTAGCACTGCGGACAATGCAGCAAGCTCGTTACAGCGAAGAAAACCTAGGACATTTTGGTCTTGCTGCCCAGTTTTACACCCATTTCACTTCCCCAATACGTCGTTATCCTGATCTTATAGTCCATAGATTATTATCAGCTATACTGCCAACCGGAAAAATATCAATTACCCGTCAAGAACAATTGAAGAAAATATTACCAGGCATAGCACTATCTTCATCCATACGTGAACGTATTGCCGCTGACGCCGAACGTGATACGATAGATATGAAAAAAATAGAATACATGGCACAATTTATCGGCAATGAATTTGATGCCGTAATAAGCGGTGTTACATCATTTGGTATTTTTGTCGAACTTGACAACGGCGTTGAAGGATTAGTTCATGTTTCCAGTATGGCAAATGATTATTACGAATATATAGAAGAACAATATGCGCTGGTAGGACGTCATACAAATACACTCTATCAAATAGGTGGCAGCGTTACAGTTATTCTTATGCGAGCCGATATAAAAGAACGTATCCTTGACTTTGTCTTAAAGGACAATGGTGTCTACAATGATTTTGTCCATAATACACCAGTCCTATCCCATGACAAAAAGCCTGTAAAAGCTAGGATCAAAACAAACAAGCATCCTGTTCATACTAAGAAAAATAAACCATTCCCGCAAAATACCAGTCTTGTTGCCACTAAATTTAGTCATAATCCCGCTCCAAAGGAAAAACATCATAATAAAAAACGAAAAGTCAAAATGCACAAATAG
- a CDS encoding alpha/beta hydrolase, translated as MILNGAEPFWLNGNKHGILLVHGFTGSPSEMSLLGKYLNHLGYTVMAVRLCGHGTTPEDIERTTWKDWYHSVCDAYYLLKDSCEDVCVIGLSMGGALSLLLSLDFPIQKVVSLSTPVFISSERGLDLLPPRKYSAGLYIPKAHRKFATNIGYNKMSLAAVHELLDCIQSLKNNLHKIRLPVLIVQSNNDHTVNAESGKYIYDNIKSHHKQLLQLKKSGHLVTLDIEKEFVFDKIKIFLTTD; from the coding sequence ATGATATTAAATGGAGCTGAACCATTTTGGCTCAATGGTAATAAACATGGTATCCTGCTTGTACACGGTTTTACCGGCTCACCTTCTGAAATGTCATTACTAGGAAAATATCTCAATCATCTTGGTTATACCGTTATGGCTGTGCGTTTATGCGGACACGGAACAACTCCTGAGGATATAGAACGCACTACATGGAAAGACTGGTATCATTCTGTATGTGATGCCTACTATTTATTAAAGGATTCATGTGAGGATGTTTGTGTCATCGGATTATCTATGGGAGGTGCGCTTTCCTTATTATTGAGTTTGGATTTTCCTATTCAAAAAGTAGTCTCGCTAAGTACACCTGTCTTTATATCTTCAGAACGTGGCCTTGATTTACTGCCGCCGCGTAAATATTCAGCTGGCCTTTATATCCCCAAGGCACACCGCAAATTTGCTACTAATATTGGTTATAATAAAATGTCTTTGGCAGCAGTCCACGAGCTACTTGACTGTATACAATCTTTAAAAAATAATTTACATAAAATACGGCTCCCTGTACTCATAGTGCAAAGTAATAATGACCATACTGTCAATGCTGAAAGTGGTAAATACATCTATGATAATATCAAAAGTCATCATAAACAATTACTGCAATTAAAAAAATCTGGTCATTTAGTAACTCTCGATATAGAAAAAGAATTTGTTTTTGACAAAATAAAAATTTTTTTAACTACTGATTAA
- the secG gene encoding preprotein translocase subunit SecG, with the protein MILDAIIAIALIASVLMQEGKNAGMGGLSGETDTVFSSKARGLDAFMAKVTVLFAILFGIITIIIAKMTA; encoded by the coding sequence ATGATACTAGATGCCATTATCGCAATTGCCCTGATTGCTTCAGTTCTCATGCAGGAGGGGAAAAATGCCGGTATGGGGGGTCTTTCCGGTGAAACCGATACAGTATTCAGTTCCAAAGCCAGAGGACTTGATGCTTTTATGGCTAAGGTAACTGTACTTTTCGCAATTTTATTTGGTATTATAACCATAATAATAGCAAAAATGACCGCATAA
- a CDS encoding DUF445 domain-containing protein, producing the protein MSRKLQATIVLIFMTAGMILTINEEGFILNLIHNGFLAAMIGGLADWFAVTAIFRKPLGISWRTAVIPKNRERIMDEIIHFVGEDLLNTDNIMKDIEKYDLAKMFLDYMDKNAGKLKLKETVHPLIIKIIQEINIDKIATPIAKVIEQDKHDAVYKEIAIKLLYKIINGPQFDLIIELYNVFLQKILADKKIELIIQAVLHDVREEYKEGSTFREMAISMFDLNDEKLAKSVKEKLLLNGEQLKNSSNKQRINLENWCRLFVVNNLEHSDKYDSIINDIGYKLIKTVNIRQKIETNIDKYKSTENVLKIFIDISDLVIDRQINCLAEDKGRQKRLDCWLKEKLNVIVKNNMPVLLEIVKDKLNSYSTESFVKLVEEHVDEDLQMIRINGSLVGGIAGMVLYTISYIVERICS; encoded by the coding sequence ATGAGCAGAAAATTACAAGCCACAATAGTATTAATATTTATGACGGCAGGGATGATATTGACAATAAATGAGGAAGGATTTATCCTAAATCTTATTCATAATGGTTTTTTAGCCGCCATGATCGGAGGATTGGCCGACTGGTTTGCAGTTACGGCAATTTTTAGAAAGCCATTGGGAATATCATGGCGTACGGCTGTTATACCTAAAAATCGTGAGCGCATAATGGATGAAATAATACATTTTGTGGGTGAGGATTTGCTAAATACAGATAATATAATGAAGGATATAGAAAAATATGATTTAGCTAAAATGTTTTTAGATTACATGGACAAGAACGCTGGCAAATTAAAATTAAAGGAAACAGTACATCCTTTGATCATTAAAATAATACAGGAGATAAATATCGACAAAATAGCTACTCCTATAGCAAAGGTTATAGAGCAGGATAAACACGATGCTGTATATAAAGAAATTGCTATAAAATTATTATATAAAATTATCAATGGACCACAGTTTGACCTGATTATAGAATTATATAATGTTTTTCTGCAGAAAATACTGGCAGATAAAAAAATTGAATTAATAATACAAGCGGTGCTTCATGATGTGAGAGAAGAATATAAGGAAGGATCAACATTCAGGGAAATGGCAATAAGTATGTTTGACCTGAACGATGAAAAGCTGGCAAAAAGTGTTAAGGAAAAGCTTTTGCTAAATGGAGAACAATTAAAGAACAGTAGCAATAAGCAGCGGATAAATTTGGAAAACTGGTGCAGATTATTTGTTGTAAATAATTTAGAACACAGCGATAAATACGACAGTATAATTAATGATATAGGTTATAAGCTGATAAAAACAGTGAATATCAGGCAAAAAATAGAAACTAATATAGATAAGTATAAGAGTACTGAGAATGTTTTAAAAATATTTATTGATATAAGTGATCTCGTCATAGACAGGCAGATAAACTGTCTGGCAGAAGATAAGGGTAGGCAAAAAAGACTTGACTGCTGGCTGAAAGAGAAATTGAATGTTATTGTGAAAAATAATATGCCGGTTTTATTGGAAATAGTGAAAGATAAATTAAATAGTTATTCTACGGAAAGTTTTGTAAAATTAGTCGAAGAACATGTTGATGAAGATTTGCAGATGATACGTATTAATGGTTCTTTGGTCGGTGGAATTGCAGGAATGGTATTGTACACTATATCATATATAGTAGAAAGGATTTGCAGTTGA
- a CDS encoding DUF445 domain-containing protein yields the protein MEKLNRADKTLIIAACLFVMALALKVKYADNIFCQGFLFCIEAALVGGIADWFAVTALFKKPLGIPWHTAILPRRKEAFAEATVRLVQRQFFSRKNIFLRLKSFNIIDKIITCLDNDKLKKTMAGQLIKILQKRLYELDLTGLSEQYASIWEKNAGTEVSAVLRKSLTDCLRNEEYQQRFLGKIMQAARDKLKDKDTVKYIKNILQQLQQEKMSSGMSSFLLSLGNMFDVINNEECAQLIQQKILSLIEQISDSTSDINKDIRHIINNTVGNLLQQDIWEKNVTQLEKEILSREILTKLIFDWGTELKQECLAGKDNQLKDSIENFIVEQFDRCLYIMRNNSTIKNIVNKFISDIAGRSALQAQSMVGDIIRSTLKGMNDTQLNNMVYTKIETDLVWIRMNGSIVGSSIGLVIFLFMQIIK from the coding sequence ATGGAAAAACTTAATCGTGCTGATAAAACCTTGATTATTGCCGCATGCCTGTTTGTCATGGCTTTGGCTTTAAAAGTAAAATATGCTGATAATATTTTTTGCCAGGGTTTTTTGTTTTGTATCGAAGCGGCATTGGTTGGCGGAATTGCTGACTGGTTTGCAGTTACGGCACTTTTTAAGAAACCATTGGGGATCCCCTGGCATACAGCTATACTGCCTCGACGAAAAGAAGCCTTTGCAGAAGCTACTGTAAGACTAGTGCAGAGGCAATTCTTTTCAAGGAAAAATATTTTCCTGCGATTAAAATCATTTAATATAATCGATAAAATTATTACTTGTCTGGATAATGATAAACTCAAGAAAACTATGGCTGGACAACTTATAAAAATATTACAAAAAAGATTGTATGAACTTGATTTGACAGGTCTTTCGGAGCAATATGCATCAATATGGGAAAAAAATGCTGGCACTGAAGTTAGTGCTGTCCTGCGGAAAAGTTTAACTGATTGTTTGAGAAATGAAGAATATCAACAAAGATTTCTGGGGAAAATAATGCAGGCTGCCCGTGATAAATTAAAGGATAAGGATACGGTAAAATATATAAAAAATATATTGCAACAGCTACAACAGGAAAAAATGAGTTCAGGCATGTCATCATTTTTACTATCGCTGGGAAACATGTTTGATGTTATAAATAATGAGGAATGTGCGCAGCTTATTCAGCAAAAGATATTAAGTTTAATTGAACAGATTAGTGATAGTACAAGTGATATTAATAAAGATATCCGGCATATTATAAATAATACGGTGGGAAATTTGCTGCAACAGGATATCTGGGAAAAAAATGTAACCCAGTTGGAAAAAGAAATTCTGTCTCGGGAGATTTTAACGAAACTTATATTTGATTGGGGTACAGAGTTAAAACAAGAATGTTTGGCAGGAAAAGATAATCAATTAAAAGACAGTATAGAGAATTTTATAGTAGAACAATTTGATCGTTGTCTGTATATTATGCGTAATAACAGCACTATAAAAAACATAGTAAATAAATTCATTAGTGATATTGCAGGCCGTTCAGCTTTACAGGCTCAAAGCATGGTTGGTGATATCATCCGTAGTACCTTGAAGGGTATGAATGATACTCAGCTGAACAATATGGTTTATACAAAAATAGAAACGGATTTAGTATGGATAAGAATGAATGGATCAATTGTAGGCAGCAGCATCGGTTTAGTGATTTTTCTTTTCATGCAGATAATAAAATAA
- a CDS encoding saccharopine dehydrogenase family protein, translated as MGKAMIIGCGGVAGVAIHKCCQNSTVFSDIMIASRTKSKCDALKQKLAGGKTKISTAQVDADSTEQLVNLIKEYKPEVVLNLALPYQDLSIMDACLATKTHYVDTANYEPPETAKFEYKWQWAYRDKFNNAGITALLGSGFDPGVTGVFSAYALKHQFDEINYIDILDCNGGDHGYPFATNFNPEINIREVTAEGSYWQDGRWIITKPMEIKREYDFEAVGKKDMYLLHHEELESLGLNIKGIKRIRFFMTFGESYLTHLKCLQNVGMTSIEPIDFAGKKIIPLQFLKAVLPDPASLGPRTKGKTNIGCIFTGKKDGREKHYYLYNICDHQECYKEVGSQAVSYTTGVPAMIGTMLVMDGRWQKPGVYNVEEFDPDPFMEALNKWGLPWKEKFDPVLVD; from the coding sequence ATGGGAAAAGCAATGATCATTGGCTGTGGTGGTGTAGCTGGAGTAGCTATACATAAATGTTGTCAGAACAGCACAGTTTTTAGTGATATCATGATTGCCAGCCGGACAAAAAGCAAATGTGATGCATTGAAGCAAAAGTTAGCTGGTGGAAAAACTAAAATAAGTACAGCACAGGTAGATGCTGACTCAACTGAACAGTTGGTAAATTTAATAAAAGAATACAAACCTGAAGTGGTATTGAATCTGGCTCTTCCCTATCAGGATTTATCTATAATGGATGCGTGTCTTGCAACTAAGACACACTATGTTGATACAGCAAATTATGAACCACCAGAAACGGCTAAATTTGAGTATAAATGGCAATGGGCTTATCGTGATAAGTTTAACAATGCTGGCATAACAGCATTGTTGGGAAGCGGCTTTGATCCTGGAGTGACAGGGGTATTCAGTGCATATGCATTAAAACATCAGTTCGATGAAATTAATTATATTGATATTCTTGATTGTAATGGCGGCGATCATGGGTATCCTTTTGCTACGAATTTCAATCCAGAAATAAATATTCGTGAAGTAACTGCTGAGGGAAGTTACTGGCAGGACGGTAGATGGATAATAACTAAACCCATGGAAATAAAAAGAGAATATGATTTTGAAGCGGTGGGGAAAAAAGATATGTATTTGCTCCATCACGAAGAACTTGAATCATTAGGTCTTAATATAAAAGGGATCAAACGTATTCGCTTTTTCATGACATTTGGAGAAAGTTATCTCACACATTTAAAATGTCTGCAGAATGTGGGGATGACTTCTATTGAACCTATTGATTTTGCAGGGAAAAAAATAATACCGCTGCAGTTTTTGAAGGCCGTATTGCCTGATCCGGCAAGTTTGGGACCACGCACTAAAGGGAAGACCAATATTGGCTGCATATTTACTGGGAAAAAAGACGGCAGAGAAAAACATTATTATTTATATAATATCTGTGATCATCAGGAATGTTATAAAGAAGTTGGTTCACAGGCTGTTTCTTATACTACCGGGGTACCGGCTATGATAGGAACTATGTTGGTCATGGATGGAAGATGGCAAAAACCGGGGGTTTATAACGTGGAAGAATTTGATCCCGATCCGTTTATGGAAGCACTTAATAAATGGGGGTTGCCATGGAAGGAAAAATTTGATCCTGTACTGGTTGATTAG